From a region of the Thiorhodovibrio winogradskyi genome:
- a CDS encoding type VI secretion protein IcmF/TssM N-terminal domain-containing protein has translation MAKLIIAIAKVLLALVVIAAIGFGTLLLARHEGWPEWSALVAMAITLALMTLVLFLRRYLFRRREKAFVKRVVDQDKAVIDALPAKERQRFLQLQERWTAAVATLRASPQLRKRGNPLYSLPWFMILGESGSGKSSAIAGTGLPTILTDAGPAKGIGGTRNCDWWFFENSVVIDTAGRYVVSSDEEDRLEWEGFLTLLAKYRRKEPLNGLIVALPADKLLANDQDALADYGRAIRRRTDQLMRVLGTRFPVYLLVTKADLILGLVGLGEVLPPERLNQPLGVLNPSPRESPEHFAMTAVEGIVERLKEMRLRGASDGRLESVPAALLPDELQRLASRLKTFVTAAFHETPYLETPFLRGLFLSSACQSGSIRSLVLAGPKSIDDASWRLGDTKLGLFLRDLFATLLPRDRRAFRRLREYRRWRTTTMGLAMATWGLFVLGAGGIATLSYLHVRDALNPLLKTVTMQKNLGTDLSTDLANLATLRSDILTSERVLDAGAWPKFLFPQGDLAIAELKERYVESFREYVLAPTDKVMAERFWSYEIGQKRESLAPYIEYLIWRVQVIQERGSRRKASSEQASDPVEVLAAAFGGRLSFVVGLFPDMYRSYVRWETNQTILEGEEAEMKVLAARLINTEAPDLRWLVGWVQSRMALDDVTLDRFWQGLGEPDPSIRVLAAYTAKGKARIEQFLGQLKRVVPVDEGLRTRIDAFWRWYAAEYAAAWSNFARDFSGGFALLLTQRDWLNAAASMPTLNNPYFRLMDRMRQELKAIEGSGVALPVLTQLASFNEAVVAYQGQQKGANLGELISGTAAKVGSRLPGSFDTAATAKELGSYLDELSQILPATNSLDAAFRLASANFGALPDGKNTSPPEAAAATANQIIQQIITNNQDERVFSELLEGPLYFLVYQITGDAACALNQLWSVQVVGEVAGLPDYQLWESLFGQSGAVKAFTSGPAKPFLTQTSAGWQADVWQGVKFPLTDEFLAFLGQGQVRREQPRSSYQVTINTLPTNVNRDAKSEPFQTRLLLNCGGKTQVLDNFNFPNFLSFSWGPQDCGDVSLTIYFPETTLVHTWDGSEGFLRFLREFKDGNVRFTPEQFPAQQSILQGLNVTDIQVNYAINNAGPIMQVVRYPTLSIPATAALCGSEFKPGNISSGASIAPAASGATSGATSGATSGATDGDGGGAVSRGSAP, from the coding sequence ATGGCCAAACTGATTATCGCGATTGCAAAGGTGCTGCTGGCGCTGGTGGTGATCGCCGCCATCGGCTTCGGCACTCTGCTGCTGGCGCGTCACGAGGGTTGGCCGGAATGGAGCGCGCTGGTCGCCATGGCCATCACGCTCGCACTCATGACGCTGGTCCTGTTCTTGCGGCGCTATCTCTTCCGCCGGCGCGAGAAAGCCTTCGTCAAGCGGGTGGTGGATCAAGACAAAGCGGTGATCGATGCCCTGCCGGCCAAGGAACGGCAGCGCTTTCTTCAACTCCAGGAGCGCTGGACCGCGGCGGTCGCGACCTTGCGCGCCTCGCCCCAATTGCGCAAGCGTGGCAACCCACTTTACAGCCTGCCCTGGTTCATGATCCTGGGCGAGAGCGGCTCGGGCAAGAGCAGCGCCATCGCTGGCACTGGTTTGCCGACCATACTGACCGATGCCGGTCCCGCCAAAGGCATCGGCGGGACGCGCAATTGCGATTGGTGGTTTTTTGAGAATTCGGTGGTGATCGACACCGCCGGGCGTTACGTCGTCTCCAGCGACGAGGAAGACCGCTTGGAGTGGGAAGGCTTCTTGACGCTGCTGGCCAAGTATCGGCGCAAGGAGCCCCTTAATGGTCTGATCGTCGCCCTGCCGGCGGACAAGCTGCTGGCCAACGACCAGGACGCACTAGCCGACTACGGCCGTGCGATCAGGCGGCGCACCGATCAGCTCATGCGTGTCCTGGGCACCCGCTTTCCGGTCTATCTGCTGGTGACCAAGGCCGATCTCATCCTCGGTTTGGTCGGGCTGGGCGAGGTGTTGCCGCCGGAGCGTCTGAACCAACCCCTGGGCGTTCTGAACCCATCGCCGCGGGAAAGTCCAGAGCACTTCGCCATGACGGCGGTCGAGGGCATTGTCGAGCGCCTGAAAGAGATGCGGCTCAGGGGGGCAAGCGACGGACGACTGGAGAGCGTGCCAGCCGCCTTGCTGCCGGATGAACTACAGCGCCTGGCGTCCCGGCTCAAGACCTTCGTCACCGCGGCCTTTCATGAGACGCCCTACCTGGAAACGCCCTTTCTGCGCGGGCTTTTCCTTTCGAGTGCCTGCCAAAGCGGGTCGATACGCTCCCTGGTGCTTGCTGGACCCAAGAGTATCGATGATGCTTCCTGGCGACTAGGTGATACCAAACTGGGGTTGTTCCTGCGCGATTTGTTTGCAACCCTGCTACCGCGTGATCGGCGCGCCTTTCGACGGTTGCGCGAGTATCGACGCTGGCGCACCACCACCATGGGCCTGGCGATGGCCACCTGGGGGCTATTCGTGCTGGGCGCTGGCGGTATTGCCACCCTGTCCTATCTGCATGTCCGGGATGCACTGAATCCCCTGCTCAAGACAGTCACCATGCAGAAGAATCTTGGGACCGATCTGAGTACCGACCTGGCCAATCTCGCCACGCTGCGCAGCGACATTCTGACTTCCGAACGCGTACTGGATGCAGGCGCCTGGCCGAAGTTTCTGTTTCCGCAGGGCGACCTGGCCATTGCCGAGTTGAAAGAGCGCTATGTCGAATCCTTCCGCGAGTATGTCCTGGCCCCTACCGACAAGGTCATGGCGGAACGCTTCTGGAGCTACGAGATCGGGCAGAAGCGCGAATCCCTGGCGCCTTATATAGAGTATCTGATCTGGCGCGTGCAGGTCATTCAGGAGCGCGGAAGTCGGCGGAAAGCGAGCAGTGAACAGGCGAGCGACCCGGTGGAAGTGCTTGCTGCCGCCTTTGGTGGGCGTCTATCCTTCGTGGTGGGTTTGTTCCCCGATATGTATCGCTCCTATGTGCGCTGGGAGACCAATCAGACCATTCTCGAGGGCGAAGAGGCGGAGATGAAGGTCTTGGCCGCGCGCCTGATCAACACCGAGGCCCCGGATCTGCGTTGGTTGGTCGGTTGGGTCCAGTCCAGAATGGCACTTGACGATGTCACCCTGGATCGCTTCTGGCAGGGTTTGGGCGAACCCGATCCAAGCATTCGGGTGCTGGCCGCCTATACCGCCAAGGGCAAGGCGCGCATTGAACAGTTTCTCGGGCAACTCAAGCGGGTCGTTCCGGTGGACGAGGGCCTGCGGACGCGCATTGATGCCTTTTGGCGTTGGTATGCCGCCGAGTATGCGGCGGCCTGGAGCAATTTCGCGCGTGACTTCTCGGGTGGTTTTGCTTTGTTGCTGACGCAGCGTGATTGGCTCAATGCCGCCGCATCCATGCCGACGCTGAATAATCCCTACTTTCGTCTGATGGATCGCATGCGCCAGGAACTCAAGGCCATCGAGGGCAGTGGCGTGGCCTTGCCAGTGTTGACGCAACTGGCCAGCTTCAATGAGGCGGTGGTGGCGTACCAGGGCCAGCAAAAGGGCGCTAACCTCGGGGAGCTCATCAGCGGAACCGCGGCCAAGGTCGGTTCGCGCCTGCCCGGCAGCTTCGATACGGCCGCCACGGCCAAGGAGCTAGGGAGCTACCTCGATGAACTCTCGCAAATACTGCCGGCGACCAACTCCTTGGACGCGGCCTTCCGCTTGGCATCGGCGAATTTTGGCGCCCTGCCCGATGGCAAGAACACTTCGCCTCCCGAGGCCGCCGCGGCGACGGCGAATCAAATCATTCAACAGATCATTACCAATAACCAAGACGAACGGGTTTTTTCCGAACTCCTTGAGGGGCCGCTGTACTTTTTGGTCTACCAGATCACCGGCGACGCCGCCTGCGCCCTGAACCAACTGTGGAGCGTTCAGGTGGTGGGCGAGGTTGCCGGCTTGCCCGATTACCAGCTGTGGGAGTCTCTGTTCGGCCAGTCAGGCGCGGTCAAGGCCTTTACCAGCGGACCGGCCAAGCCCTTCCTGACCCAAACCAGCGCGGGCTGGCAGGCGGACGTCTGGCAGGGAGTGAAATTTCCCTTGACGGATGAATTCCTGGCCTTTCTCGGTCAGGGGCAGGTGCGGCGTGAACAACCGCGCTCGTCCTACCAGGTCACCATCAATACTCTGCCCACAAACGTCAATCGGGACGCGAAATCCGAGCCATTCCAGACCCGACTGCTGTTAAATTGCGGTGGTAAGACCCAGGTGCTGGATAATTTCAATTTCCCCAATTTCCTGAGCTTTTCCTGGGGGCCGCAGGATTGCGGTGATGTTTCCCTGACAATTTATTTCCCGGAGACCACCCTGGTGCATACTTGGGATGGATCCGAGGGTTTTCTGCGCTTCCTGCGTGAATTCAAGGATGGCAATGTCCGTTTCACACCCGAGCAGTTCCCCGCGCAACAGAGCATTCTGCAAGGCTTGAATGTCACCGACATCCAGGTCAACTACGCGATCAACAACGCCGGGCCCATCATGCAGGTGGTGCGCTACCCGACGCTCAGCATTCCGGCGACGGCGGCCCTGTGTGGTTCTGAATTCAAACCGGGGAATATCTCGAGCGGTGCGTCCATTGCTCCTGCCGCCAGTGGTGCTACCAGTGGTGCTACCAGTGGTGCTACCAGTGGCGCGACCGACGGGGATGGCGGCGGGGCTGTCAGCCGAGGGTCAGCACCGTGA
- a CDS encoding DUF4150 domain-containing protein, with protein MFQLNMGCGMDLGFPDVCLTPVVVPVPIPYPDMAFSVTSAPAAYNVLIDCMPALNQLSEGLVSVGDEPGVLLGVVSHMESGEAEYLLGCFTIFVDGPPAQRLTSVTGQNAMGLLPNAPGICLVPSQFTVLTLG; from the coding sequence ATGTTTCAATTGAACATGGGCTGCGGCATGGATCTGGGTTTTCCCGACGTCTGTCTGACGCCGGTGGTGGTCCCCGTGCCCATTCCGTATCCCGACATGGCGTTTTCCGTCACCTCGGCGCCCGCCGCCTACAACGTGCTGATTGATTGCATGCCGGCACTCAATCAGCTCTCGGAGGGGCTGGTCAGCGTCGGCGACGAGCCTGGTGTGTTGCTCGGGGTCGTCTCCCACATGGAATCAGGCGAGGCGGAATATCTGCTCGGCTGCTTTACCATCTTCGTCGATGGCCCGCCGGCGCAGCGCTTGACGTCGGTCACGGGTCAGAACGCGATGGGCCTGCTGCCCAACGCGCCCGGCATCTGCCTGGTGCCCAGCCAGTTCACGGTGCTGACCCTCGGCTGA
- a CDS encoding DUF3540 domain-containing protein — protein sequence MHSATTTAQDRASGAPDKAGADMRMVRCRLLAAGEDLAVADTPLGILSCRPAASCLLRPEPGDWALVALPEGSKADAWVLAVLERGDSDAPAMLDLPSGAHLQAPHGALSLEASQGISLATPAEFSASAVRMSFAADKVSWLARSFSFLGQALEFVTRRFTETAEERDTQAKTWTQRLGDSFRHVEELDETQAGMVRTLARDTALLHGRVTYIQAEEFVKADGQEVHLG from the coding sequence ATGCATTCAGCGACAACAACAGCCCAGGACAGGGCATCGGGCGCCCCAGACAAGGCCGGCGCGGACATGCGCATGGTCCGCTGCCGCCTGCTCGCCGCCGGCGAGGATTTGGCGGTGGCTGACACGCCGCTCGGCATCCTGTCCTGCCGCCCCGCCGCCAGTTGCCTGCTGCGCCCCGAGCCCGGCGACTGGGCCCTGGTGGCGCTCCCCGAGGGCTCCAAGGCCGACGCCTGGGTGCTCGCGGTGCTGGAGCGTGGCGACAGCGATGCTCCCGCCATGCTCGATCTGCCCTCCGGCGCCCATCTCCAAGCGCCACATGGCGCGCTGAGCCTGGAGGCCAGCCAAGGCATCAGCCTGGCCACGCCGGCGGAGTTCTCCGCCTCGGCGGTGCGCATGTCCTTCGCGGCGGACAAGGTCTCCTGGCTGGCACGCAGCTTCTCCTTTCTCGGGCAGGCGCTGGAGTTCGTCACCCGCCGTTTCACCGAGACCGCCGAGGAACGCGACACCCAGGCCAAGACCTGGACCCAGCGCCTGGGCGACTCCTTCCGCCACGTGGAAGAACTCGACGAGACCCAGGCGGGCATGGTGCGCACCCTGGCGCGCGACACCGCCCTGCTGCACGGGCGCGTGACCTATATTCAGGCCGAGGAGTTCGTGAAGGCCGATGGCCAGGAAGTGCATCTGGGCTGA
- a CDS encoding pentapeptide repeat-containing protein has translation MSDTPIRLSREEVLAALAANRTIENADLSGLDLSEMKLHLGRFHGCNLDRTNFSALTLEKIGFRDCSFRAARFEGCAFTDLLLRRMDFSGASFTGSRFLRCHLSGSNFSAARFDGATIHWSFLDKTSLAGARFTGASFFKSVLLDADCGEADFSNAHLERVTFRKAKMDGCKLRGAGFDHVNLSAAQLAGHDFSGQTLRSVNFSGANLAGCNFAAADVSTCVFQGAILTGARLEHIIARQCMFAGAKLDTVQASQGDFGMAFFGEADLARGDFRQAKLRGARFLKAKIRDALFLDSDCYNCDFSHADLSGSDFSQANLFLACTHGIIDEKTRFDGANLLHLRGPDPDMAEAERFQPPQ, from the coding sequence ATGAGTGATACACCCATTCGGCTGTCGCGAGAGGAGGTTCTCGCCGCGCTCGCGGCCAACCGCACTATCGAGAACGCCGATCTCTCCGGGCTTGATCTCTCGGAGATGAAGCTGCACCTCGGGCGCTTCCACGGTTGTAACCTCGACCGGACCAACTTCTCCGCCCTGACGCTGGAAAAAATCGGCTTTCGCGATTGCAGCTTTCGCGCGGCGCGCTTCGAGGGCTGCGCCTTCACCGACCTGCTGCTGCGGCGCATGGACTTCTCCGGCGCCTCCTTCACCGGCTCGCGCTTTCTGCGCTGCCATCTATCAGGCTCCAACTTCTCCGCCGCTCGCTTCGACGGCGCGACCATCCACTGGTCGTTTCTGGACAAAACCAGCCTCGCCGGAGCCCGCTTCACCGGCGCGAGCTTTTTCAAAAGCGTGCTCCTGGATGCCGACTGCGGCGAGGCGGATTTTTCCAACGCGCATCTCGAGCGTGTCACCTTTCGCAAAGCCAAAATGGACGGCTGCAAGCTGCGCGGCGCGGGCTTCGATCACGTCAACCTCTCGGCCGCCCAACTCGCCGGGCATGATTTCTCGGGTCAGACGCTGCGCTCGGTCAATTTCTCCGGGGCCAATTTGGCCGGCTGCAACTTCGCCGCCGCCGATGTCTCCACCTGTGTGTTTCAAGGCGCCATCCTGACCGGCGCCCGGCTCGAGCACATCATTGCGCGACAATGCATGTTCGCCGGGGCCAAGCTGGACACCGTGCAAGCCAGCCAGGGCGACTTCGGCATGGCCTTTTTTGGCGAGGCGGACCTCGCGCGCGGGGATTTCCGTCAGGCCAAGTTGCGCGGCGCACGTTTTCTCAAAGCCAAAATCCGTGACGCCCTTTTTTTGGACAGCGATTGTTACAACTGCGACTTCAGCCATGCCGACCTGTCCGGGTCGGACTTCAGCCAGGCAAATCTTTTTCTTGCCTGCACCCATGGGATCATCGACGAGAAAACGCGCTTCGATGGCGCGAATCTGCTGCATTTGCGTGGCCCCGATCCGGACATGGCCGAGGCGGAGCGCTTTCAGCCACCCCAATAG
- a CDS encoding DUF2169 family type VI secretion system accessory protein: MKIFKERRHALFNRPIQIAGVDYLSIGLMLYFDLTAPEDLHNEQDLWKDLVALMGADLVLDQGWPKPHGEILLAGAAVAPGGHPTPATQVRLRCGPIDKTLRVFGDRFWLTAALGRHRMTEPNPFTRMPIDWKHAFGGPDFADNPLGKGVAANKPSDDGTPIALPNVEGEPLVATPDDRPRPASFGSVDMMWPARAKKHGTYDDAWLQQRWPAFPDDMNYAFFCMAPEDQQLPGHFDGREVIEIEGMHKERPVIRSRLPHRRVRAFVTRRDIAHPKDLSKAVFEEVGLKPETLWLFPDILRGVILWRGLTRASDDQYSDLARLLVKDEDSATEPTPVTAYRDEQLRKADLGVPFDPNLQTLYADKMGEAAKKTLNLPKKIKAQLAAHQGQVPVPRYQAADLERLMGAQLVQTRAAIETIEATAKDLHARFGHIAPINFGAIAKARAQADKMQVKLADLVARGKAIEQRKAEMLDKAKGIMKRPELEPLLAKAGISDPNTLLARPPEPPFHARAFPLLTSWRLDLLLDASRLRALTDLGLRRETIKNRWLAWNPQPRQEQSRDWGIEPKPGAETLSIPAGLVMPRFDGAKLVGLLVRDGEMTDPGVDVSIPGSLNTPLFLEAASEQGVLVLVADELSAAYAEQEAGDFAHVTVCRTPAGPLAKAAKEALQAGALAVVVLPEAGAWAGKEPQFLATFRGCRFARLPDVRDVFSAHIKGLDLRQAIVEQLPPEGAGKHALIFDSPGQKPRENAKKLTDILSAVSMAALIKDGVNQGIAAKRASMDERIAPFMKQAEEAKARMAAAGFTGAAPDAKGPRPMTEELNERADQVKAVRDKMKAKGALPPDKEAEFDKAIARMRDLGPQLDAQKSQGMAQLKAFQPPAEAKAAFAKAGIDPAKLRPQAPAFVIGAAKGQGDVRGATIQGEDFSGMDLAGIDLSNARVSHCLFKGTNLSGARFDRTMVQQCDFTGADLSKSELLSPVFKTCVLDHAVLTEARGNMPVIQDSSLKQADFSHTDFSQLVVQKSVLDGLILTDARVLLSIFAEGQAEGLKADGARFEKTVFKKLSLDKASFLGLTTDALLLHGCTGAQVSFAGSELFKFRISHDSAFPGLVLRGVTWKHGYCRTSNLAGADFQGANLERTIFESCDLSSANLAKARLFRCRFPKSNLEGATLRHANLMLSSLRQTRLVKTDLRDANCYAVDFFKAVFGETRMQGANLKRSFIAGREDVMRREGMIA, translated from the coding sequence ATGAAAATTTTCAAGGAACGGCGGCACGCGCTGTTTAATCGCCCCATCCAAATCGCGGGGGTGGATTATCTTTCCATCGGCTTGATGCTCTACTTCGACTTGACGGCGCCCGAGGATCTCCACAACGAGCAAGATCTGTGGAAAGACTTGGTCGCCTTGATGGGCGCCGATTTAGTGCTGGACCAGGGTTGGCCTAAACCCCACGGGGAGATCCTTCTCGCGGGCGCGGCGGTGGCTCCCGGCGGCCATCCCACACCCGCCACCCAGGTACGGCTGCGCTGCGGCCCGATCGACAAGACCCTGCGCGTCTTTGGCGACAGATTCTGGCTGACGGCCGCGCTTGGCCGACACCGGATGACGGAGCCAAACCCCTTCACACGCATGCCCATCGACTGGAAGCACGCCTTTGGCGGTCCGGACTTCGCCGACAATCCACTCGGCAAGGGCGTCGCGGCCAACAAACCGTCCGATGATGGCACGCCCATCGCTCTGCCCAATGTCGAAGGGGAACCCTTGGTCGCCACGCCGGATGATCGGCCCAGGCCGGCCTCCTTTGGCTCAGTCGACATGATGTGGCCGGCACGCGCGAAGAAACACGGCACCTACGACGACGCCTGGCTGCAACAGCGCTGGCCGGCCTTCCCCGATGACATGAATTATGCCTTCTTCTGCATGGCTCCCGAGGACCAGCAGCTTCCTGGTCATTTCGACGGCCGGGAGGTCATCGAGATCGAGGGCATGCACAAGGAAAGGCCCGTGATCCGGTCGCGTCTTCCCCATCGCCGCGTCCGCGCCTTTGTGACCCGTCGCGACATCGCACACCCCAAGGACCTAAGCAAGGCGGTCTTTGAAGAGGTTGGGCTGAAACCCGAGACGCTGTGGCTGTTCCCTGACATTCTGCGCGGCGTGATCCTTTGGCGCGGCCTCACACGCGCAAGCGATGATCAATACTCGGACCTTGCCCGGCTCCTGGTCAAGGACGAGGACAGCGCCACCGAGCCCACACCGGTGACGGCTTACCGGGACGAGCAACTGCGAAAAGCCGATCTCGGCGTTCCTTTCGACCCCAACTTGCAGACGCTGTACGCCGACAAAATGGGCGAAGCGGCCAAGAAAACACTGAACCTTCCCAAGAAGATCAAAGCCCAACTGGCGGCACACCAAGGGCAGGTTCCAGTGCCGCGCTACCAGGCGGCGGATCTGGAGCGACTCATGGGCGCGCAGCTGGTCCAGACCCGCGCCGCCATCGAGACCATCGAGGCGACGGCCAAAGACCTGCATGCCCGCTTTGGACACATCGCGCCAATCAACTTTGGCGCCATCGCCAAAGCCCGCGCCCAGGCCGACAAGATGCAGGTCAAGCTCGCCGACCTGGTGGCGCGCGGCAAAGCCATTGAACAGCGCAAGGCCGAGATGCTGGACAAGGCCAAAGGGATCATGAAACGCCCGGAACTCGAGCCACTCCTCGCCAAGGCTGGCATTTCGGACCCAAACACCTTGCTCGCGAGACCCCCCGAGCCACCCTTCCACGCGCGCGCTTTCCCCCTCCTCACCAGCTGGCGGCTGGATCTTCTCCTTGACGCGTCACGGCTGCGCGCGCTGACCGATCTGGGCCTGCGACGCGAGACGATCAAAAACCGCTGGCTAGCATGGAACCCCCAACCACGCCAAGAGCAGAGCCGAGACTGGGGGATCGAACCCAAACCCGGCGCGGAGACCCTAAGCATCCCGGCCGGATTGGTCATGCCGCGTTTCGACGGGGCAAAACTCGTGGGTCTGCTGGTGCGCGACGGCGAGATGACAGACCCTGGCGTCGATGTGTCGATACCCGGCTCGCTGAATACACCGTTGTTTCTGGAAGCCGCCAGCGAACAAGGAGTTCTTGTTCTGGTCGCCGACGAATTGTCCGCCGCTTACGCCGAACAGGAAGCTGGGGATTTCGCGCATGTCACGGTGTGCCGCACACCCGCCGGTCCCTTGGCCAAAGCGGCCAAGGAGGCCTTGCAGGCCGGCGCTCTGGCTGTGGTCGTGCTCCCGGAAGCTGGCGCCTGGGCTGGCAAGGAGCCCCAATTCTTGGCGACTTTTCGCGGATGCCGTTTCGCGCGCCTGCCCGATGTCAGGGACGTCTTTTCCGCGCACATCAAAGGGCTGGATCTGCGCCAAGCGATTGTTGAGCAGCTCCCTCCCGAGGGGGCGGGCAAGCACGCGCTGATTTTCGACAGCCCGGGACAAAAACCGCGCGAAAACGCGAAAAAACTCACCGACATTCTCTCCGCGGTGTCCATGGCGGCCTTGATCAAGGATGGTGTGAATCAAGGCATCGCCGCCAAACGGGCCAGCATGGACGAACGCATTGCCCCCTTCATGAAACAAGCCGAGGAGGCCAAGGCCCGCATGGCCGCCGCCGGCTTCACAGGTGCCGCCCCCGACGCAAAGGGGCCGCGCCCCATGACGGAAGAGTTGAATGAACGCGCGGATCAGGTCAAGGCCGTTCGCGATAAGATGAAGGCCAAGGGCGCTCTCCCTCCCGACAAGGAAGCCGAGTTCGACAAGGCCATCGCCCGCATGCGCGACCTGGGACCCCAACTCGATGCGCAAAAGTCGCAGGGCATGGCCCAGCTCAAGGCGTTCCAACCTCCAGCTGAAGCCAAGGCCGCTTTTGCCAAGGCAGGAATCGACCCGGCCAAGCTCCGGCCGCAAGCACCGGCATTCGTGATCGGCGCGGCCAAGGGGCAAGGCGACGTGCGCGGCGCCACCATCCAGGGCGAGGACTTTTCCGGCATGGACCTCGCGGGCATTGATCTCTCGAACGCGCGCGTCAGCCACTGCCTGTTCAAGGGAACCAATCTCTCTGGCGCCCGCTTTGATCGGACCATGGTGCAGCAATGTGATTTCACCGGTGCTGATTTATCCAAGAGCGAACTATTAAGTCCTGTGTTCAAGACCTGCGTTCTCGATCACGCTGTCTTGACCGAAGCACGGGGCAACATGCCTGTGATCCAAGACTCCAGCCTCAAGCAGGCCGATTTCTCGCATACCGATTTCTCCCAACTGGTGGTGCAGAAATCCGTCCTGGATGGCCTCATCCTGACAGACGCTCGGGTGTTGTTAAGCATTTTCGCCGAAGGTCAGGCAGAAGGACTCAAGGCCGATGGGGCTCGGTTCGAGAAAACCGTGTTCAAAAAACTGAGCCTGGACAAGGCCTCCTTTCTCGGCCTGACCACGGATGCCTTGCTGTTGCACGGCTGCACGGGAGCGCAGGTCAGTTTCGCTGGCTCCGAGCTATTTAAGTTCCGCATCTCCCATGACTCGGCCTTTCCTGGGCTGGTGTTGCGCGGCGTGACCTGGAAACATGGCTACTGTCGCACCTCGAACCTGGCCGGAGCGGATTTTCAGGGCGCCAACCTGGAACGCACCATTTTTGAGAGCTGCGATCTCAGCTCCGCCAATCTCGCCAAGGCGCGGCTGTTCCGCTGCCGCTTCCCCAAGTCCAACCTGGAGGGCGCGACCCTGCGCCATGCCAACCTGATGCTGTCATCCCTGCGCCAAACGCGCCTGGTTAAAACCGATCTGCGCGACGCCAACTGCTACGCGGTGGACTTCTTCAAGGCCGTGTTTGGCGAGACGCGCATGCAGGGCGCCAATCTGAAACGCAGCTTCATCGCCGGTCGCGAGGACGTCATGCGCCGCGAGGGCATGATCGCATGA